The Humulus lupulus chromosome 3, drHumLupu1.1, whole genome shotgun sequence genome window below encodes:
- the LOC133821606 gene encoding uncharacterized protein LOC133821606, protein MAFSWRCSESQRFSKVACNIALVGLVGGLSTVFLICIISFSNYVDSKTGPQTEPLLLYLDSFSVSNFHIFRSSFSAQWQAQLTFQNRNDNLKIVFRGFKIFVHRKDSEALTCAVVEDMEIDSKKHKTVRIGFDTRRSCGLENAVNQNEVVKELEEDVKSSSLGFSLRMKIPAFYRMRLLGLGTTVVLSPFCPDLKVVFVAVKGVGNMVGGRNCSIPAPKL, encoded by the coding sequence ATGGCTTTTTCATGGCGTTGCAGTGAATCTCAACGCTTCAGCAAAGTAGCCTGTAACATTGCCCTCGTTGGGCTTGTGGGAGGCCTATCAACAGTCTTTCTAATATGTATAATTTCATTCAGCAACTACGTCGACTCAAAAACTGGCCCACAAACAGAGCCTCTTCTCCTCTATTTGGATTCATTCTCTGTCTCAAACTTCCATATTTTCAGGTCGTCTTTTTCGGCCCAATGGCAGGCCCAATTAACATTCCAGAACCGAAACGACAACTTGAAAATCGTTTTTCGTGGTTTCAAGATATTCGTGCACCGCAAAGACAGCGAAGCTCTAACGTGCGCCGTGGTGGAGGATATGGAGATCGATTCGAAGAAACATAAAACGGTGCGTATCGGGTTTGATACTAGAAGATCGTGTGGTTTAGAGAACGCTGTGAATCAGAATGAGGTAGTGAAAGAGTTGGAGGAAGATGTTAAGAGCAGTTCACTTGGTTTCAGTTTGAGGATGAAGATACCTGCGTTTTATCGTATGAGGTTGCTTGGACTTGGAACGACTGTCGTTTTGAGTCCTTTTTGTCCTGATTTGAAAGTTGTGTTTGTGGCTGTCAAAGGCGTAGGGAACATGGTTGGCGGCAGGAATTGCTCAATTCCTGCGCCTAAGCTATAG